A single region of the Streptomyces diastaticus subsp. diastaticus genome encodes:
- a CDS encoding serine hydrolase domain-containing protein: MGAEEAVRAGEAAGDAAVGALFEELVREHGVTGAQLAVHRDGTLSEYATGLASVRTGEPVTSRTGFPFGSVTKFLTAELVMQFVSDGDLDLDEPLAGLLPDLKRAAVPALGTATVRHLLSHTAGVVDSLEHPEMRGPSYRRFAGVCAQQPALFPPGRAFSYSNTGYCLLGAVVEAASGMDWWTAMDSCLLRPLGIEPAFLHDPRPGQNGAARPVAEGHALRAGGERAERVDHMTSLSLAAAGGLVGSATDLVTAARPHLADRETFPQRHLLPEDAVLAMRTCVPDAEPFGLADGWGLGLMRHGHGDDAWYGHDGAVGGASCNLRLHPGRSIALALTANSTAGPKLWEALIARLPEAGLDVGHYALPVPDSPQGAPLADYLGTYANGDLALMVVRDDSGDLLLTRESYTDYRLSLHEDDLFVARSGEPGALPITGRFVRERADGPVTLLQYGGRAMYRL, translated from the coding sequence GTGGGTGCCGAGGAAGCGGTACGGGCCGGCGAGGCGGCCGGTGACGCGGCGGTGGGCGCGCTCTTCGAGGAGCTGGTCCGCGAGCACGGGGTGACCGGCGCGCAGCTCGCCGTCCACCGCGACGGCACCCTGAGCGAGTACGCCACCGGCCTCGCCTCGGTCCGCACCGGCGAGCCGGTGACGAGCCGGACGGGTTTCCCGTTCGGCTCGGTGACCAAGTTCCTCACGGCCGAGCTGGTGATGCAGTTCGTCTCCGACGGCGACCTGGACCTCGACGAGCCGCTCGCCGGGCTCCTGCCCGACCTGAAGCGCGCCGCCGTACCGGCCCTCGGCACGGCCACCGTCCGTCACCTCCTCAGCCACACCGCCGGGGTGGTGGACAGCCTGGAGCACCCGGAGATGCGCGGCCCGTCGTACCGGCGGTTCGCCGGGGTGTGCGCGCAGCAGCCGGCGCTCTTCCCGCCGGGCCGTGCCTTCTCCTACTCCAACACCGGCTACTGCCTGCTCGGGGCGGTGGTCGAGGCGGCCTCCGGCATGGACTGGTGGACGGCGATGGACAGCTGCCTGCTGCGGCCGCTCGGCATCGAACCGGCCTTCCTGCACGACCCGCGCCCCGGCCAGAACGGTGCCGCCCGGCCGGTGGCCGAGGGCCACGCGCTGCGGGCCGGCGGTGAGCGGGCCGAGCGCGTCGACCACATGACCTCGCTCTCCCTGGCCGCCGCGGGCGGACTGGTCGGCAGCGCCACCGACCTGGTCACGGCGGCCCGCCCGCACCTGGCCGACCGGGAGACCTTCCCCCAGCGGCACCTGCTCCCCGAGGACGCGGTCCTCGCCATGCGCACCTGCGTGCCGGACGCCGAACCGTTCGGCCTCGCCGACGGCTGGGGGCTGGGCCTGATGCGCCACGGCCACGGCGACGACGCCTGGTACGGCCACGACGGGGCGGTGGGCGGCGCCTCCTGCAACCTCCGGCTGCACCCGGGCCGTTCGATCGCGCTGGCGCTCACCGCCAACTCCACCGCGGGCCCCAAGCTGTGGGAGGCGCTGATCGCGCGGCTGCCCGAGGCCGGGCTGGACGTGGGCCACTACGCGCTGCCCGTCCCCGACTCCCCGCAGGGCGCCCCGCTCGCCGACTACCTCGGCACGTACGCCAACGGCGACCTGGCGCTGATGGTGGTCCGCGACGACTCCGGCGACCTCCTGCTGACCCGCGAGAGCTACACCGACTACCGCCTCTCCCTGCACGAGGACGACCTCTTCGTGGCCCGCAGCGGCGAGCCCGGCGCGCTCCCGATCACCGGCCGCTTCGTCCGGGAGCGGGCCGACGGCCCCGTCACCCTGCTCCAGTACGGCGGCCGGGCCATGTACCGGCTCTGA